In Toxoplasma gondii ME49 chromosome X, whole genome shotgun sequence, a single genomic region encodes these proteins:
- the DDX17 gene encoding DEAD (Asp-Glu-Ala-Asp) box polypeptide 17 (encoded by transcript TGME49_236650~Gene product name based on ToxoDB Community Expert Annotation.) encodes MYSGYGSSSGGGYSGGSNSSYGYGGSYGGSSYGGDSYGGGGYGGSSYGGGMYGGGRPGGGMGMGGYGADALGSKLQRVDWKTIDLVPFEKNFYVEHPAVANMSAEEAERIRRANEITIVHGHNVPKPVPTFEYTSFPSYILDVINQTGFQKPTAIQVQGWPIALSGRDMIGIAETGSGKTLAFLLPAIVHINAQPYLNKGDGPIVLILAPTRELVEQIRAQCRTFAASSKIHHAVAYGGVPKRPQIMELERGAEICVACPGRLIDFLESRVTNLRRVTYLVMDEADRMLDMGFEPQIRKIVSQIRPDRQTLMWSATWPKEVQNLARDLCKEEPVHINVGSLDLQACQNIKQEVMVVQEYEKRGQLMSLLRRIMDGSKILIFAETKRGADNLTRDMRVEGWPALSLHGDKKQEERTWVLDEFKNGRNPIMVATDVASRGLDVKDIRHVINYDMPNQIEDYIHRIGRTGRAGAKGCAYTFFTPDKPRLARELVRVLRGANQPVPPELESLGMYSSSSSGRRWGGGGRGGRGGMRSGGFGGGPNALPLGSRPY; translated from the exons ATGTACTCCGGCTACGGTTCATCCAGCGGGGGGGGATACAGCGGGGGAAGCAACAGCTCGTACGGGTATGGTGGCAGCTACGGAGGCTCTTCTTATGGAGGGGATAGCTACGGAGGAGGCGGATATGGAGGAAGTTCTTACGGGGGAGGCATGTATGGCGGGGGCCGGCCTGGCGGCGGCATGGGCATGGGTGGCTACGGAGCCGACGCACTGGGATCAAAACTCCAGCGGGTAGATTGGAAGACCATTGACCTCGTTCCCTTCGAGAAGAACTTCTACGTGGAGCACCCCGCTGTTGCAAACATGTCTGCGGAGGAGGCCGAAAGGATTCGCCGGGCCAACGAAATCACGATCGTCCACG GTCACAACGTCCCCAAGCCGGTCCCGACTTTCGAGTACACCTCCTTCCCTTCGTACATCTTGGATGTTATCAACCAGACGGGTTTCCAGAAGCCCACAGCAATTCAGGTTCAAGGGTGGCCTATTGCCCTTTCCGGGAGAGACATGATCGGTATCGCCGAAACAGGCAGTGGAAAGACTTTGGCCTTCTTGCTTCCCGCAATTGTCCACATCAATGCACAACCATACCTTAA cAAGGGTGACGGCCCGATTGTCTTGATTCTGGCACCGACCCGCGAGCTCGTCGAGCAGATTCGGGCGCAGTGCCGCACCTTCGCAGCGTCTTCAAAAATCCACCACGCAGTTGCTTATGGAGGAGTTCCCAAACGCCCTCAAATCATGGAGCTCGAAAGAGGAGCGGAAATTTGCGTCGCCTGCCCAG GTCGACTCATCGACTTCCTCGAGTCGCGGGTGACCAACCTCCGACGTGTGACGTATCTGGTCATGGATGAGGCTGACCGCATGCTGGATATGGGTTTCGAGCCACAGATCAGGAAGATTGTCTCACAG atTCGTCCCGATCGGCAAACGCTTATGTGGTCGGCGACGTGGCCTAAAGAGGTTCAGAACCTGGCGCGGGATCTGTGCAAGGAAGAGCCCGTCCACATCAATGTCGGCAGCCTTGACCTTCAAGCGTGCCAGAACATCAAGCAAGAGGTCATGGTTGTTCAG GAGTACGAGAAGCGCGGCCAGCTGATGAGCCTTCTCCGAAGAATCATGGATGGCTCCAAGATCCTTATCTTCGCGGAAACCAAGAGAG GCGCAGACAACCTGACGCGGGACATGCGCGTGGAGGGCTGGCCGGCGTTATCTCTGCACGGCGAcaagaagcaagaggagCGAACGTGGGTTTTGGACGAATTCAAGAACGGCCGCAACCCGATCATGGTGGCGACGGACGTTGCGTCGCGTGGCCTAGACGTGAAGGACATCCGCCACGTCATCAACTACGACATGCCGAACCAAATCGAAGACTACATCCACCGCATTGGCCGCACTGGTCGTGCGGGCGCGAAGGGCTGCGCATACACTTTCTTTACTCCGGACAAGCCCCGTTTGGCTCGCGAGCTGGTCCGTGTCTTGCGTGGAGCGAACCAGCCGGTTCCGCCTGAGCTAGAGTCTCTGGGGATGTACTCTTCGTCGAGTTCCGGCCGGAGGTGGGGCGGCGGCGGTCGCGGTGGTCGCGGCGGCATGCGCAGCGGAGGATTCGGTGGCGGCCCGAACGCCCTTCCACTTGGTTCAAGACCCTACTAG